The Bacteroidota bacterium genome segment CTACATCCGCCAAGCATTTGCTTGATATTCTAAAACAACTTGATACATATTACAACGAAGGTCACGAAGTACTTATACGCTGGTTTTACATAGCACAGGACGAAGATATGCGCGATTCAGGCGAAGAGTTCAGCAAGCTGATAAGTGTACCTATTGAGTTTGTTGAGAGAGAATAATTATAGGTTTTAGATCTCCCGCTATCCTTTGGTTCCTCTAAAGAGAACGGTCCACACATAGTTTCAATAATAAAACAACAACCTACTTACTATGAAGAAAATTTTAGCAAACGACGGAATTGATGCCTATGGCAAAAGCCTGCTTGAAAAAGCCGGCTTTACTGTGATCACTGAAAAAGTAGCACAGGAAGAACTGGCAAACGCCATTAACAAAAATAACTACGAAGGACTCACTGTTCGCAGTGCGACAAAAGTGCGTAAAGAAGTTATTGATGCCTGCCCTAATCTTAAACTTATTGGCCGCGGCGGTGTTGGCATGGACAATATTGATGTGGATTACGCGAAAAGCAAAGGCATACAGGTGGTGAATACACCTGCTGCTTCCTCCCACTCTGTGGCTGAACTGGTATTCGCACATTTATTTAATGCTGTACGTTTTTTATACGACAGTAATCGCCAGATGCCCGTTAATGGTGAAGCACAGTTTGATACATTAAAGAAAAAATATGCAAAAGGTGTTGAACTGAAAGGTAAAACTATCGGCATCATCGGTTTTGGCCGTATCGGACAAGCCGTTGCGAAAATTGCTTTAGGCACAGGTATGAAAGTGCTGGCAACTGACCCATTCACAAAAGAAGCGACAATTGATATTGAAATAGCCGGCGCGAACAAAGTGAGTGTGAACATTAAAACCATCTCAATGGACGAGTTGTTGAAAAACGCGGACTTCATTACCCTGCACGTACCTGGCGGAAAAGTAATTACCGCGAAAGAATTCGCGTTGATGAAAAATGGTGTTGTGCTTGCCAATGCAGCGCGCGGCGGTGCTATTGACGAGATCGATCTGCTGGCAGCCTTGAACTCCGGAAAAGTCGCTCACGCTTGCCTCGACGTATTTGAAAACGAACCAAAACCACGCAAAGAAATATTGACTCACCCTAAAATTTCACTGACACCGCATATCGGCGCCGCTACTGAAGAAGCACAGGAACGTATTGGCATTGAATTGGCCGAGTTGATTATTGGGAAGTTGAAGTAATATATAACTTTTAGTATAAATGAAAAGAACCCCGATCATTTGATCGGGGTTTATTTTTGTGCCTTTATGAAAATTAGGGTTAATTTTGATGCAAGAGATATACGCCACATTGTGGCGCACCAGCAAGCATAATGAGACGCATAACTAAAATAGACATTAACGAAAGTGTTTCACGAAA includes the following:
- a CDS encoding D-2-hydroxyacid dehydrogenase; translation: MKKILANDGIDAYGKSLLEKAGFTVITEKVAQEELANAINKNNYEGLTVRSATKVRKEVIDACPNLKLIGRGGVGMDNIDVDYAKSKGIQVVNTPAASSHSVAELVFAHLFNAVRFLYDSNRQMPVNGEAQFDTLKKKYAKGVELKGKTIGIIGFGRIGQAVAKIALGTGMKVLATDPFTKEATIDIEIAGANKVSVNIKTISMDELLKNADFITLHVPGGKVITAKEFALMKNGVVLANAARGGAIDEIDLLAALNSGKVAHACLDVFENEPKPRKEILTHPKISLTPHIGAATEEAQERIGIELAELIIGKLK